The following coding sequences lie in one Streptomyces venezuelae genomic window:
- a CDS encoding GntR family transcriptional regulator codes for MTLKIDIDGGASDAPYEQVRARIAEQARSGALPAGYKLPTVRGLAESLGLAPNTVAKAYRALEADGVIETRGRNGTFVAAAGDAAARAASAEAQAYAERARRIGLTEDAALAAVRDALRAAYGNSG; via the coding sequence GTGACGCTGAAGATCGACATCGATGGGGGCGCGAGCGACGCGCCGTACGAGCAGGTGCGCGCCCGGATCGCCGAACAGGCCAGGTCCGGAGCGCTGCCCGCCGGCTACAAGCTGCCCACCGTGCGCGGGCTCGCCGAATCCCTCGGACTCGCCCCGAACACGGTGGCCAAGGCCTACCGGGCGCTGGAGGCCGACGGGGTCATCGAGACCCGGGGGCGCAACGGAACGTTCGTCGCGGCGGCGGGGGACGCGGCCGCACGGGCCGCGTCGGCCGAGGCGCAGGCATACGCCGAGCGGGCCCGCAGGATCGGCCTCACGGAGGACGCCGCACTCGCGGCGGTGCGGGACGCGCTGCGCGCGGCGTACGGGAACTCCGGGTAG
- a CDS encoding polysaccharide deacetylase family protein, producing MSTETVPILMYHSVARVPSAATHALSVSPDAFARQMEVLGEQGFTPLTTAQLAAVWRSPGKALPERPVLITFDDGYEGVHRYALPVLAKHGFASTLFVSTGWLRGEYDTGGGLDRMLDWDQVRELAADGAEIGGHSHTHPELDQLDEGALRYELRRCRDIVADQLGTRPVSFAYPYGYSSRRVRERVRETGFRQALAVGNGLARRAQGPYALRRVTVRRATGADEFERLVTGRALGRAFAKDRALTKGYALVRRARQIRRKAIGSRV from the coding sequence ATGAGCACGGAGACCGTGCCGATCCTGATGTACCACTCCGTGGCGCGCGTGCCGAGCGCGGCGACCCACGCGCTTTCGGTGTCGCCCGACGCGTTCGCGCGCCAGATGGAGGTGCTCGGCGAGCAGGGGTTCACCCCGCTCACGACCGCCCAGCTGGCCGCCGTCTGGCGGTCGCCGGGGAAGGCGCTGCCCGAGCGGCCCGTCCTGATCACCTTCGACGACGGCTACGAGGGCGTGCACCGGTACGCGCTGCCCGTCCTCGCCAAGCACGGTTTCGCGTCGACCCTGTTCGTCTCCACCGGCTGGCTGCGCGGCGAGTACGACACCGGCGGCGGCCTCGACCGCATGCTCGACTGGGACCAGGTCCGCGAACTCGCCGCCGACGGCGCGGAGATCGGCGGGCACAGCCACACGCACCCCGAGCTCGACCAGCTGGACGAGGGCGCGCTCCGGTACGAACTGCGGCGCTGCCGCGACATCGTCGCCGACCAGCTGGGCACACGACCCGTTTCGTTCGCGTACCCCTACGGCTACTCCAGCCGGCGGGTCCGTGAGCGGGTCCGCGAGACGGGGTTCCGGCAGGCGCTCGCCGTCGGCAACGGCCTGGCCCGCCGCGCCCAGGGGCCGTACGCCCTGCGGCGCGTCACCGTGCGTCGCGCCACCGGGGCCGACGAGTTCGAGCGTCTGGTGACAGGACGCGCGCTCGGCCGCGCCTTCGCCAAGGACCGCGCCCTGACCAAGGGGTACGCCCTGGTCCGCAGAGCCCGACAGATCCGCCGGAAGGCAATCGGTTCCCGTGTCTGA
- a CDS encoding DUF5925 domain-containing protein: MPANPQDALPIRLTVDDSDSPTDVVDALFLGRFATGEQPFSHSANIDRVKSGSTLLPPGAKVLRAARDDDRSATLAEGDGWTLLVSRWNRGADVTVTATTAELAETVLGQATDGAQDEPEPQPENVTMGFWYVSPRRGPHRTTRQISAGTWDEVRANYTAPVADAMDTLMKTTPEDISGRLLLLHGPPGTGKTSALRTLARSWRDWCQVDCVLDPERLFSDVGYLMDIAIGEDDGTAKGRWRLLLLEDCDELIRGEAKHTAGQALSRLLNLTDGLLGQGRNVLVGVTTNEDLERLHPAVVRPGRCLARVEVGPLTRPEAVEWLGTEEGVPREGATLAELFALRRGTSPTSVPGQREGADAGLYL, translated from the coding sequence ATGCCCGCGAACCCGCAGGACGCCCTGCCGATCCGGCTCACCGTCGACGACAGCGACTCCCCCACGGATGTCGTGGACGCCCTCTTCCTCGGCCGCTTCGCCACCGGCGAGCAGCCCTTCTCGCACAGCGCCAACATCGACCGCGTCAAGTCCGGTTCCACGCTGCTGCCGCCCGGCGCGAAGGTGCTGCGCGCCGCCCGCGACGACGACCGCAGCGCCACGCTCGCCGAGGGCGACGGCTGGACGCTGCTGGTCTCGCGCTGGAACCGCGGCGCGGACGTCACGGTGACGGCGACCACGGCCGAACTCGCCGAGACGGTCCTCGGGCAGGCCACGGACGGCGCGCAGGACGAGCCGGAACCCCAGCCGGAGAACGTGACGATGGGCTTCTGGTACGTCTCGCCGCGGCGCGGCCCGCACCGCACCACCCGCCAGATCTCGGCCGGCACGTGGGACGAGGTGCGGGCCAACTACACGGCGCCGGTCGCCGACGCCATGGACACGCTGATGAAGACGACCCCCGAGGACATCTCGGGGCGTCTGCTGCTGCTCCACGGGCCGCCGGGCACCGGCAAGACGTCGGCGCTGCGGACGCTCGCGCGCTCGTGGCGCGACTGGTGCCAGGTGGACTGCGTGCTTGACCCGGAGCGCCTGTTCAGCGACGTCGGCTACCTCATGGACATCGCGATCGGCGAGGACGACGGGACGGCGAAGGGCCGCTGGCGGCTGCTGCTCCTGGAGGACTGCGACGAACTGATCCGTGGCGAGGCCAAGCACACGGCGGGCCAGGCCCTGTCGCGGCTGCTCAACCTGACGGACGGCCTGCTCGGCCAGGGCAGGAACGTTCTGGTGGGCGTCACGACCAACGAGGACCTGGAGCGCCTGCACCCCGCGGTGGTCCGCCCCGGCCGCTGCCTGGCCCGCGTCGAGGTGGGACCGCTGACCCGCCCCGAGGCGGTGGAGTGGCTCGGCACGGAGGAGGGTGTGCCCCGCGAGGGGGCGACCCTCGCGGAGCTGTTCGCCCTGCGCAGGGGGACGTCGCCGACGTCGGTGCCGGGGCAGCGGGAGGGAGCGGACGCGGGGCTGTACCTGTAG
- a CDS encoding glycosyltransferase family 2 protein, giving the protein MSTETGAGFSVVICVYTEDRWEDILAAVSSVRAQSLTARETLLVVDHNPTLLARLTTEYAATAGVRVLANAGPRGLSAGRNTGIAAARGDLIAFLDDDAVAERDWLRYFAEGFDDPRVLAVGGRTLPAWESGGRPAWFPEEFDWVVGCTYKGLPRGRVRVRNVLGGNASFRRAAFDAAGGFATGIGRDGDKRPLGCEETEFCIRLTHAVPDAVLLIDDRSVIHHRVPAARERFGYFRTRTYAEGLSKALVARSVGAAKGLESERRYTTRVLPSGVGRGLRDALLGRPGGAGRAGAIVAGVLAATGGYVLGSVRARRGGAAFSAAPVGDTDGRAGGVRSTGGEGAAA; this is encoded by the coding sequence TTGAGCACGGAGACCGGCGCCGGGTTCTCCGTCGTCATCTGCGTGTACACGGAGGACCGCTGGGAGGACATCCTCGCGGCGGTCTCCTCCGTCCGCGCGCAGTCGCTGACGGCCCGCGAGACGCTCCTCGTGGTCGACCACAACCCCACGCTCCTGGCACGGCTCACCACGGAGTACGCGGCCACCGCGGGCGTGCGGGTACTCGCCAACGCGGGCCCGCGCGGCCTCTCGGCGGGACGCAACACCGGGATCGCCGCGGCCCGCGGCGACCTCATCGCCTTCCTCGACGACGACGCCGTCGCCGAACGGGACTGGCTGCGGTACTTCGCCGAGGGGTTCGACGACCCGCGGGTCCTCGCCGTCGGCGGCCGCACCCTGCCCGCCTGGGAGTCCGGCGGGCGGCCCGCCTGGTTCCCCGAGGAGTTCGACTGGGTCGTCGGCTGTACGTACAAGGGGCTCCCCCGCGGCCGGGTGCGGGTGCGCAACGTCCTCGGCGGCAACGCCTCGTTCCGGCGCGCCGCGTTCGACGCGGCGGGCGGCTTCGCCACGGGCATCGGACGGGACGGCGACAAGCGTCCGCTGGGCTGCGAGGAGACGGAGTTCTGCATCCGCCTCACCCATGCCGTCCCGGACGCGGTCCTGCTCATCGACGACCGCTCGGTGATCCACCACCGGGTGCCCGCCGCCCGGGAACGGTTCGGCTACTTCCGTACGAGGACGTACGCGGAAGGCCTCTCCAAGGCGCTCGTCGCCCGCAGCGTCGGCGCGGCGAAGGGCCTCGAGTCCGAGCGCCGTTACACCACGCGCGTGCTGCCCTCCGGCGTCGGCCGCGGCCTGCGCGACGCCCTGCTCGGGCGGCCCGGCGGTGCGGGCCGGGCGGGGGCCATCGTGGCGGGAGTGCTCGCCGCGACGGGAGGGTACGTACTCGGGAGCGTCCGCGCGCGCAGGGGAGGCGCGGCGTTCTCGGCAGCGCCGGTCGGCGACACCGACGGGCGTGCCGGGGGCGTGCGGAGCACGGGTGGCGAGGGGGCTGCCGCATGA
- a CDS encoding GH39 family glycosyl hydrolase has translation MGRHEWNSTARRWRLTALLGVGLTALALVITLVNTVPGDRGSTAGTTPDGDKVHGTPVVPPGAAEPQVGWGFTHTQYSADEGGDKAVERVRTELADLGSVPQIQHIMGWGAGNPEPVKGRYDFSAMDRRMDFVRASEGTPVVTLCCAPDWMKGGEPGADNTDWSRRSLETAPERAHYKDFAKLAATVAKRYPDVRHFVVWNEFKGFWNDERGRWDYEGYTELYNLVYRELKKVDEDIMVGGPYLVMNSVDPRQTHGVAKEPKGPWGRMDQRILDAFDHWNKNKAGADFVVVDGSSYTADDELLPDEFGATQKFTDVGKWLRERTGDLPLWWAEYYVEPGDSQDNRDDWSEAHRVAVQATGLMAMVRGGATSGFYWNPQKRGKKCAGCLWTSTELPDGGTGLPMLGLIGRFGEEFGPGTTYEKVSVAAADRPHVRVLADDKAVLVVNTLDRRTSAKVDGRRLDLAGYEVKWLKR, from the coding sequence ATGGGACGACATGAGTGGAATTCGACCGCACGGCGGTGGCGTCTCACCGCTCTCCTCGGCGTCGGTCTGACCGCACTGGCCCTGGTGATCACGCTGGTCAACACGGTGCCCGGCGACCGGGGCAGCACCGCGGGCACCACCCCGGACGGGGACAAGGTGCACGGCACGCCCGTCGTCCCGCCCGGCGCGGCCGAGCCGCAGGTGGGCTGGGGCTTCACCCACACCCAGTACAGCGCGGACGAGGGCGGCGACAAGGCCGTCGAGCGCGTCCGCACCGAGCTCGCGGACCTCGGGTCCGTCCCGCAGATCCAGCACATCATGGGCTGGGGCGCGGGCAACCCCGAGCCGGTGAAGGGGCGTTACGACTTCTCGGCCATGGACCGCCGGATGGATTTCGTCCGGGCGAGCGAGGGCACCCCCGTCGTCACGCTGTGCTGCGCGCCCGACTGGATGAAGGGCGGCGAGCCCGGCGCCGACAACACGGACTGGAGCCGGCGCTCCCTTGAGACCGCCCCCGAGCGCGCGCACTACAAGGACTTCGCGAAGCTCGCCGCGACCGTCGCGAAGCGCTACCCCGACGTGCGGCACTTCGTCGTCTGGAACGAGTTCAAGGGCTTCTGGAACGACGAGCGGGGCCGCTGGGACTACGAGGGGTACACCGAGCTCTACAACCTCGTCTACCGAGAGCTCAAGAAGGTCGACGAGGACATCATGGTCGGCGGCCCCTACCTGGTGATGAACAGCGTCGACCCGCGCCAGACCCACGGCGTCGCCAAGGAGCCGAAGGGCCCCTGGGGCCGCATGGACCAGCGGATCCTCGACGCCTTCGACCACTGGAACAAGAACAAGGCGGGCGCCGACTTCGTCGTCGTCGACGGCTCCAGCTACACCGCGGACGACGAACTGCTCCCCGACGAGTTCGGGGCCACCCAGAAGTTCACGGACGTCGGCAAGTGGCTGCGGGAGCGGACCGGCGACCTGCCGCTGTGGTGGGCCGAGTACTACGTGGAGCCGGGCGACAGCCAGGACAACCGCGACGACTGGTCCGAGGCGCACCGCGTCGCCGTCCAGGCGACCGGTCTGATGGCGATGGTCCGCGGCGGCGCCACGAGCGGCTTCTACTGGAACCCGCAGAAACGCGGCAAGAAATGCGCGGGCTGCCTCTGGACCTCGACCGAGCTGCCCGACGGAGGGACCGGGCTGCCGATGCTCGGGCTCATCGGGCGGTTCGGCGAGGAGTTCGGGCCCGGCACGACGTACGAGAAGGTGTCCGTCGCCGCCGCCGACCGGCCGCACGTCCGCGTCCTCGCCGACGACAAGGCCGTCCTCGTGGTCAACACCCTCGACCGGCGGACCAGCGCGAAGGTCGACGGACGGCGCCTCGACCTGGCGGGGTACGAGGTGAAGTGGCTGAAGAGGTAA
- a CDS encoding GNAT family N-acetyltransferase, with product MTVIVRALDDDGPTTAADDAGFAAVRRACVPAMLATPASVAFDRAHAHPDAGYRQLIAESGGEVIGTAQVGVAHDSPEPGQGFANIYVHPERLGLGAGTLLLRTAEEYLADAGVRDVYSWVLDGPANLAFAARHGYRSRRSAHFLRLDLAQGTLPLRSEPPAGVELVPGSVFADDARPLFALDAETVADEPSDVGAEFTDYEHWLAETWRHPLISQELTTVALVDGRPAAFSLARTDGAGRYASNMTGTARAHRGRGLAKLAKNDSLHRARAAGCTEAFTGNDAGNEPMLAINKWFGYEICATEVRHVRTLG from the coding sequence ATGACAGTGATCGTCCGAGCCCTCGACGACGACGGGCCGACCACCGCCGCGGACGACGCGGGTTTCGCCGCCGTGCGCCGGGCCTGTGTGCCCGCCATGCTCGCGACGCCCGCGTCGGTCGCCTTCGACCGCGCCCACGCCCATCCGGACGCCGGTTACCGGCAGTTGATCGCGGAGTCCGGGGGCGAGGTCATCGGCACGGCGCAGGTCGGCGTCGCCCACGACAGCCCCGAGCCGGGCCAGGGCTTCGCCAACATCTACGTACATCCCGAGCGGCTCGGCCTGGGCGCGGGGACGCTGCTCCTGCGCACGGCGGAGGAGTATCTCGCCGACGCGGGCGTGCGGGACGTCTACTCATGGGTCCTCGACGGGCCCGCCAACCTCGCCTTCGCCGCCCGCCATGGCTACCGGTCGCGGCGCAGCGCGCACTTCCTCCGCCTCGACCTGGCGCAGGGCACGCTGCCGCTCCGCAGCGAGCCTCCGGCCGGGGTCGAGCTGGTGCCGGGCTCGGTGTTCGCGGACGACGCGCGCCCGCTCTTCGCGCTGGACGCGGAGACGGTGGCGGACGAACCGAGCGATGTGGGCGCCGAGTTCACGGACTACGAGCACTGGCTCGCCGAGACCTGGCGCCACCCGTTGATCAGCCAGGAGCTCACCACGGTGGCCCTCGTCGACGGGCGTCCGGCCGCGTTCAGCCTGGCCCGCACGGACGGCGCGGGGCGCTACGCGTCCAACATGACCGGCACCGCGCGTGCCCACCGCGGCCGCGGCCTGGCCAAGCTCGCCAAGAACGACTCTCTGCACCGGGCCCGCGCGGCGGGCTGCACGGAGGCGTTCACGGGCAACGACGCGGGGAACGAGCCGATGCTGGCGATCAACAAGTGGTTCGGTTACGAGATCTGCGCGACGGAGGTCCGCCATGTCCGCACCCTCGGCTGA
- a CDS encoding glycosyltransferase family 2 protein — translation MSSFVRPADAGQDPLKEISGNYRPISTHLAITPPVSVVIPAMNEAENLPYVFKTLPDWIHEVVLVDGNSTDDTVAVARDLWPDVKVVRQLGKGKGDALITGFAACTGDIIVMVDADGSADGQEIVSYVSALVSGADFAKGSRFANGGGTDDMTPIRKLGNHVLCSVVNTKFGARYTDLCYGYNAFWRHCLDKIELDCTGFEVETLMNIRVVKAGLKVQEIPSHEYLRIHGASNLRAVRDGIRVLKVILSERSNRDRRGGRRKAARALPLPSGRGETS, via the coding sequence ATGAGTTCGTTTGTGCGCCCGGCAGATGCCGGACAAGACCCGTTGAAAGAGATCTCGGGAAACTACCGTCCGATCTCGACGCATTTGGCGATCACGCCGCCGGTCAGTGTGGTCATACCCGCCATGAACGAAGCGGAGAATCTTCCGTACGTCTTCAAGACGCTGCCCGACTGGATCCATGAGGTCGTCCTCGTGGACGGCAACTCCACCGACGACACGGTGGCCGTGGCCCGCGACCTGTGGCCGGACGTCAAGGTCGTCCGCCAGCTCGGCAAGGGCAAGGGCGACGCGCTCATCACCGGCTTCGCCGCGTGCACGGGCGACATCATCGTGATGGTCGACGCGGACGGCTCGGCCGACGGCCAGGAGATCGTCTCCTACGTCTCCGCCCTCGTCTCGGGCGCCGACTTCGCCAAGGGCTCCCGCTTCGCCAACGGCGGCGGCACGGACGACATGACGCCGATCCGCAAGCTCGGCAACCACGTCCTGTGCTCCGTCGTGAACACCAAGTTCGGGGCCCGCTACACCGACCTGTGCTACGGCTACAACGCCTTCTGGCGGCACTGCCTCGACAAGATCGAGCTCGACTGCACCGGCTTCGAGGTCGAGACCCTGATGAACATCCGGGTCGTCAAGGCGGGGCTGAAGGTCCAGGAGATACCGAGCCACGAGTACCTGCGGATCCACGGCGCCAGCAACCTCAGGGCCGTCCGTGACGGCATCCGCGTACTGAAGGTGATCCTCTCGGAGCGCTCCAACCGCGACAGACGCGGCGGGCGGCGCAAGGCCGCCCGCGCCCTGCCCCTCCCGTCGGGGCGGGGAGAAACGTCTTGA
- a CDS encoding DUF402 domain-containing protein — translation MSAPSADGVEVALVKAGRTKIRYPAALLRDDGNHLTVRAPWAAPGVRDFGFVRFEPGDVFVEHYWRDRWYAIKEVYAADGTLKGWYCDVTRPAVRDGAVLTVEDLDLDLWVSADRDSVLRLDEDEFAESGLAATDPEAAAAAVRALDELEALALGDGFDLS, via the coding sequence ATGTCCGCACCCTCGGCTGACGGCGTGGAGGTCGCGCTCGTCAAGGCGGGCCGTACGAAGATCCGTTACCCCGCGGCGCTGCTGCGCGACGACGGCAACCACCTGACCGTCCGGGCACCGTGGGCGGCTCCCGGGGTCCGCGACTTCGGCTTCGTGCGCTTCGAGCCGGGCGACGTCTTCGTGGAGCACTACTGGCGCGACCGCTGGTACGCGATCAAGGAGGTGTACGCCGCGGACGGCACCCTCAAGGGCTGGTACTGCGACGTGACCCGCCCCGCCGTCCGCGACGGCGCCGTCCTCACGGTCGAGGACCTGGACCTGGACCTGTGGGTCTCGGCCGACCGCGACTCGGTACTGCGCCTGGACGAGGACGAGTTCGCGGAGAGCGGCCTGGCCGCCACGGACCCGGAGGCGGCAGCCGCGGCGGTCCGCGCCCTGGACGAGCTGGAGGCACTGGCGCTGGGCGACGGGTTCGACCTGAGCTGA
- a CDS encoding lipopolysaccharide biosynthesis protein: MSDTTTAHTGVSGPGSGDSGKRTPAGTSGGRRGMRLPGRGGGNSPLFRNAYALMLNTGISGVLGVGFWLAAARYYSESAVGQGSAAIAAMKLLAGLTAVTLTGALARFIPIAGRATGRLIFRTYAGSSVAVALAAAVFLLTLDLWGPSYRFLDGPVHGIGFILAVVAWSVLTLQDGVLTGLRSALWVPVGNTVFSVAKLGLLIAIAAAIPTAGVFVSWVASILVSVIPLGWLVFRRLVPRHVKATDGKARPPTLREIGRFLAGDYTGSLFSLAVVYLVPVIVASQVSSVDNAYFYITTTIGGTVNLLAINMGASLTVEGAHDPALLAANTRAALRRMATIMLPVCGILFLAAPLILRMFGQGYADAATPLLRWFAVGALLRVVMETYFAVQRAQSRTSGIAWLQGLLCVLVLGLTLLLLPRMGLTGAGIAEISSLAVIVAVAAPKLYRVVRAAPAAKAERAAPDGDLADLGTPDAPTVRMRVRESLDSPTLQLAVQLDFDHQERRPDVRPGPGTPAADTSARTGPAARSEGDDMEHRPTWALRSPAGPETAEPVEPVEPVEAVEPVELAEPVEPAEPVRPKAPEAPEAPAEPEAPAEPEDQPTPRHNVLIMAMLLTAALVLYWLPTLRLGEQDLDGMGGLGLISVLPTPTLIGAALLVVVFTALLWMDRPVKSLLLVTLLATVVSLHALPAVIETEPRFATAWQHLGFLEYIDRTGTAVPDLDARWSWPGFFAAAAFVAKACGVSDLTEVIRWWPTAVQLLYLAPMFLLVRSMRASWRAKWTGLWIFVLSGWVGQDYFSPQGFTFLLYIAFVAVLMVWFRAPRMLWAKRRPGETEVEPAGRKERAVLLLVLMGLFAATVPAHQLTPFVMLGVLTVLVLVGRSELRGLPILFGVLVAVWLGFLAEPYWSGHFDELFGGVGGVGGNVSSSVSGRIEGGSSTHQLVLYVRVAMAGAVLAFACWGWWRRHFCKYSERSLLVLTFVPFLGFGMQSYGGEMALRVFMFALPGAALLAGLALFPRAGITPDERDRDRVSLAPLAALLAGLVLMGGFLVARWGNEPFERIRPGEVAAMEYVYAHDHPTARLLWMSDDPVENVTPSMPWGARDMERMEYVPTLAPADPVLVSGLVKALKDAGPNSYLMVNRSQTTYLQLDAGYAKSWEPRLLRNLNDREDLRKVYSNADATLYTLSERPDGGAAQPDPGPAGPKVTWTPWSVVGGLAAVALILLLGARELVRVAAAPSVRQQRWLQGSFWFSLPLLAVLLASLIQRFVTMA; encoded by the coding sequence GTGTCTGACACGACCACGGCCCATACCGGCGTCTCCGGACCCGGTTCCGGGGACTCCGGGAAGCGGACGCCGGCCGGTACGTCCGGCGGGCGCCGCGGAATGCGCCTGCCCGGCCGCGGCGGCGGCAACAGCCCGCTGTTCCGCAACGCGTACGCGCTGATGCTCAACACCGGCATCTCCGGCGTGCTCGGCGTCGGCTTCTGGCTCGCGGCCGCCCGCTACTACTCGGAGTCGGCGGTCGGCCAGGGATCGGCGGCGATCGCGGCCATGAAGCTCCTCGCGGGGCTCACCGCCGTGACGCTGACGGGCGCCCTCGCACGGTTCATCCCCATCGCCGGGCGCGCCACGGGCAGGCTCATCTTCCGGACGTACGCGGGCAGTTCCGTGGCGGTGGCGCTCGCCGCCGCCGTCTTCCTCCTCACGCTCGACCTGTGGGGGCCCTCGTACCGCTTCCTGGACGGGCCCGTCCACGGCATCGGGTTCATCCTCGCCGTCGTGGCCTGGTCGGTCCTGACGCTGCAGGACGGTGTCCTGACCGGGTTGCGCAGCGCGCTCTGGGTGCCCGTCGGCAACACCGTCTTCTCCGTCGCCAAGCTGGGCCTGCTCATCGCGATCGCCGCGGCGATCCCCACCGCCGGGGTCTTCGTCTCCTGGGTCGCCTCGATCCTCGTGTCGGTGATCCCGCTCGGCTGGCTGGTCTTCCGGCGGCTGGTGCCGCGCCACGTGAAGGCCACGGACGGGAAGGCGCGTCCGCCGACGCTGCGCGAGATCGGCCGCTTCCTGGCCGGCGACTACACCGGCTCGCTCTTCTCGCTCGCCGTGGTCTACCTCGTCCCGGTCATCGTCGCCTCGCAGGTCAGCTCGGTCGACAACGCGTACTTCTACATCACCACCACCATCGGCGGCACCGTCAACCTCCTCGCCATCAACATGGGCGCCTCCCTGACCGTGGAGGGCGCGCACGATCCGGCGCTGCTCGCCGCCAACACCCGCGCGGCGCTGCGCCGCATGGCGACGATCATGCTGCCGGTCTGCGGGATCCTCTTCCTCGCGGCGCCGCTGATCCTGCGCATGTTCGGCCAGGGGTACGCGGACGCGGCCACTCCCCTGCTGCGCTGGTTCGCGGTGGGCGCGCTGCTGCGCGTCGTCATGGAGACGTACTTCGCGGTGCAGCGCGCGCAGAGCAGGACCTCCGGGATCGCCTGGCTGCAGGGCCTGCTGTGCGTCCTGGTGCTCGGCCTCACGCTGCTCCTGCTGCCGCGCATGGGGCTGACCGGCGCGGGCATCGCGGAGATCTCCAGCCTCGCCGTGATCGTGGCCGTCGCGGCGCCGAAGCTGTACCGCGTGGTGCGGGCCGCGCCCGCGGCGAAGGCGGAACGCGCCGCACCCGACGGGGACCTGGCCGACCTGGGGACGCCGGACGCGCCCACGGTGCGGATGCGGGTGCGCGAGTCGCTCGACTCGCCGACCCTCCAGCTCGCCGTGCAGCTCGACTTCGACCACCAGGAGCGGCGGCCGGACGTGCGGCCGGGTCCTGGCACGCCTGCCGCTGACACATCTGCCCGCACGGGGCCCGCGGCGCGGAGCGAGGGGGACGACATGGAGCACCGGCCGACCTGGGCACTGAGATCCCCTGCCGGACCCGAGACCGCGGAGCCCGTGGAGCCGGTCGAGCCGGTCGAGGCCGTGGAGCCGGTGGAGCTCGCCGAGCCCGTGGAGCCTGCGGAACCCGTCCGGCCCAAGGCGCCGGAGGCGCCCGAGGCACCCGCCGAGCCCGAGGCGCCCGCCGAACCCGAGGACCAGCCCACCCCCCGCCACAACGTCCTCATCATGGCGATGCTCCTCACCGCCGCGCTCGTCCTCTATTGGCTGCCGACCCTCCGCCTCGGCGAGCAGGACCTGGACGGCATGGGCGGGCTCGGGCTCATCTCCGTGCTGCCCACGCCGACACTGATCGGCGCCGCCCTCCTCGTCGTCGTGTTCACCGCGCTGCTCTGGATGGACCGGCCGGTCAAGAGCCTCCTCCTGGTCACCCTGCTCGCGACCGTGGTGTCCTTGCACGCGCTGCCCGCCGTCATCGAGACCGAACCGCGGTTCGCCACGGCCTGGCAGCACCTGGGGTTCCTGGAGTACATCGACAGGACCGGCACCGCCGTGCCCGACCTGGACGCGCGCTGGAGCTGGCCCGGGTTCTTCGCCGCGGCCGCCTTCGTCGCGAAGGCGTGCGGCGTCTCGGACCTGACCGAGGTGATCCGCTGGTGGCCGACGGCCGTCCAACTCCTCTACCTGGCGCCGATGTTCCTGCTCGTGCGCTCCATGCGGGCGTCCTGGCGCGCCAAGTGGACGGGCCTGTGGATCTTCGTCCTGAGCGGCTGGGTGGGGCAGGACTACTTCTCGCCGCAGGGCTTCACCTTCCTGCTCTACATCGCCTTCGTCGCCGTCCTGATGGTGTGGTTCCGTGCGCCGCGCATGCTGTGGGCCAAGCGGCGGCCCGGCGAGACCGAGGTCGAGCCGGCGGGCCGCAAGGAGCGCGCCGTGCTGCTCCTGGTCCTCATGGGCCTCTTCGCCGCGACGGTCCCCGCCCACCAGCTCACGCCCTTCGTGATGCTCGGCGTCCTCACCGTCCTCGTCCTGGTCGGCCGGTCCGAGCTGCGCGGGCTGCCGATCCTGTTCGGCGTGCTCGTCGCCGTCTGGCTCGGCTTCCTCGCCGAACCGTACTGGTCGGGCCATTTCGACGAGCTGTTCGGCGGGGTCGGCGGCGTCGGCGGCAATGTGTCGTCATCGGTCTCCGGGCGCATCGAGGGCGGCAGTTCGACCCATCAGCTGGTGCTGTACGTGCGGGTGGCGATGGCGGGCGCCGTGCTGGCGTTCGCGTGCTGGGGCTGGTGGCGGCGGCACTTCTGCAAGTACAGCGAGCGCTCGCTGCTCGTCCTGACCTTCGTGCCGTTCCTGGGCTTCGGCATGCAGTCGTACGGCGGCGAGATGGCCCTGCGCGTCTTCATGTTCGCGCTGCCGGGCGCCGCCCTGCTCGCCGGACTCGCGCTGTTCCCGCGCGCGGGCATCACCCCGGACGAGCGCGACCGCGACCGGGTGAGCCTCGCGCCGCTGGCCGCGCTGCTGGCCGGGCTCGTCCTGATGGGCGGATTCCTGGTGGCCCGCTGGGGCAACGAGCCCTTCGAGCGCATCCGGCCCGGCGAGGTCGCGGCGATGGAGTACGTGTACGCGCACGACCACCCGACGGCTCGGCTGCTGTGGATGAGCGACGACCCGGTCGAGAACGTCACCCCGTCGATGCCGTGGGGCGCCCGCGACATGGAGAGGATGGAGTACGTCCCCACGCTCGCGCCCGCCGACCCGGTCCTGGTGTCGGGCCTGGTGAAGGCGCTCAAGGACGCGGGCCCCAACTCGTATCTGATGGTCAACCGGAGCCAGACGACCTATCTGCAACTGGACGCCGGCTACGCGAAGTCCTGGGAACCGCGGCTGCTCCGCAACCTGAACGACCGCGAGGACCTCAGGAAGGTCTACTCCAACGCCGACGCGACCCTCTACACCCTGAGCGAGCGGCCGGACGGCGGGGCCGCGCAGCCCGACCCCGGTCCCGCGGGGCCCAAGGTGACGTGGACGCCGTGGTCGGTCGTGGGCGGGCTCGCCGCGGTGGCGCTCATCCTGCTGCTCGGGGCGCGCGAGCTGGTGCGGGTCGCGGCGGCGCCGAGCGTGCGGCAGCAGCGGTGGCTGCAGGGCAGCTTCTGGTTCTCGCTGCCGCTGCTCGCGGTGCTGCTCGCCTCGCTGATCCAGCGGTTCGTGACGATGGCGTGA